One genomic segment of Nicotiana tabacum cultivar K326 unplaced genomic scaffold, ASM71507v2 Un00273, whole genome shotgun sequence includes these proteins:
- the LOC142179062 gene encoding uncharacterized protein LOC142179062: MGSTDFDVSSAFGTHEFIPKPSSPLFEQSSDVPGVSLVPVSFSGINFGGWKRSIIISLSARNKIAFVDSSLPKPPDNSIESKQWDICNNMVISWLISSLSPDIADSVQYSKTAKEIWRHLNKRYGTEGILKKEEEDRLHHFLMGLNEVYVSVRSNLLMMQPPPTLDSAYNILLQDERQRQINSNSQFGPDSTAFTAKVNLNHQSSPNTNYRPPGSNTQRQYVQRVNFDQAKGNLFYRYCKKSGHVIDKCFKLHGFPPGFPSDDCMNSSSLPTDGTTNNNSQGSLVLGLTKQ; encoded by the exons ATGGGATCTACTGATTTTGATGTAAGTAGTGCATTTGGCACACATGAGTTCATTCCCAAACCCTCTAGTCCTTTGTTTGAACAGTCTTCAGATGTTCCAGGTGTTTCGCTTGTACCAGTTTCTTTCTCTGGAATAAATTTTGGGGGTTGGAAAAGGAGTATAATTATTTCTTTGTCTGCTAGGAACAAAATTGCGTTTGTTGATAGTAGTTTGCCTAAACCTCCTGATAATTCCATCGAGTCTAAGCAGTGGGACATATGTAATAATATGGTAATTTCATGGTTAATAAGTTCTTTATCTCCTGATATTGCGGATAGTGTCCAGTATTCTAAAACAGCTAAAGAAATATGGAGACATTTAAATAAAAGATATGGGACT GAAGGTATTCTCAAAAAGGAGGAAGAGGATAGACTTCATCATTTTCTCATGGGGCTGAATGAAGTTTATGTTAGTGTCAGGAGCAACTTGCTCATGATGCAACCACCTCCAACACTAGACAGTGCATATAACATTCTTCTTCAAGATGAAAGGCAAAGGCAGATCAATTCCAACTCTCAGTTTGGTCCCGATTCAACTGCCTTCACTGCCAAAGTCAACCTTAACCATCAGTCCAGTCCCAACACAAATTATAGACCTCCTGGTTCCAACACTCAGAGACAGTATGTCCAAAGAGTGAACTTTGATCAAGCCAAAGGGAATCTATTCTACAGATATTGCAAGAAGAGTGGGCACGTAATTGATAAGTGCTTCAAGCTTCATGGTTTCCCTCCTGGTTTCCCTTCTGATGATTGTATGAATTCTTCTTCTCTTCCTACTGATGGAACTACCAACAATAATTCACAGGGTTCATTGGTACTTGGTTTAACCAAACAGTAA